In Bacteroidota bacterium, the sequence CGAATATTACAACAGTGTATTGAAGAAATATAATGTAACCCGTGCTGATTTCGACAGTACCATGGCTTACTATTCAAAAAAGCCTAAACAGTTTGATAAGATTTACGAGAAAGTGATCAGTAAATTATCGGATCAGGAAGGTTCTTTTGATCAACCCATGGCTTTTGGCTTGGGTCAATTGGAAAATTTATGGAACCAGAAACCTGATTGGATGCTCCCTCAGGATGGTAAAGACAGCCGCATTGAATTTAATATACCCTTGCATAAATTAGGGACATATACTCTTAGTGCTGAGATTAAATTATGTTCTGATGATGCTTCAGAAAAACCCTCTATGGTTGCTTTTTATTCATATAATGATGGGACTAAGCTGGGTTACCGGGATTATTTTCCGCCAATGCCTTTGACAAAGAACAACAGGTTTACTGTTCATTCCATTACCAAGGAATTAAAAGATAAAAAGGTTACCTGTATCAGGGGATACCTGATCAATCATGTTTCTCTTAAAGGAAATGGTTCGAAACATGCAGAGGTTCATTCAATTAAACTTGTTTATACTCCTGCACAAAAGAAATAAATCATCATTTCATTGAGAAAAATTTCTGCCCATTATATTTTTCCTGTCGGTGCTGCACCCTTGAAGAATGGGATTGTAGTTCTGGATGATGGCGGCTTAATTCTGGATGTGATTGATACTGGAGGTATCCTCCGGGAAGCAGAAAATATTGAGTTTTATAATGGTATTCTTGTTCCCGGTTTTATAAATGCTCATTGTCACCTGGAATTATCACATTTGAGGGGAAAATTTGCTGAAAAAACCGGGCTTTGTGGTTTTATCCGGCAGGTTAAAGAACTCAGGGAAAGCAATCCGGATGAGATAATCAGCGAGGCTGCCCGGGCTGACAGGGAAATGCAGGATAACGGCATTGTTGCAGCAGGTGATATTTCAAATAATGCCCTTACTTTTGAGGTTAAACAAAAAAGCAAAATCCTGTACCACACTTTCGTGGAAATTTTCACATCAAAAAGCGTGGATATACCCGCAATTTTTAATAATGGACTGCTGTTATATGATCAATTGAGGTCTATGGGGCTGAAGGCTTCCATTACTCCTCATGCCCCATATTCAGTAGCTGTAGGGCTTTATGATCTGATTTCGAAATTTGCAACTCAAAATCATAGCATACTTTCTGTTCACAACCAGGAGAGTGAAGCAGAAAATCAGTTGTTCCTTTCCCGGCAGGGGGAAATGGCCGACTTTTTCTTTAAAGATTTGAAAGTAGCCCCGGATTTTATTGCATCTAAATGCATAAATTCCTTGCATGCCACATTGCCTCATTTACCTTCAGCAAATGGGCTTTTACTTGTACACAATACTTTCACAAGTGAAGCAGATGTAGATTTTGCACAAAATTATTCAGGAAATATTTCCTGGGTGCTCTGTCCGAATTCAAATTTATTTATTGAAGATACTCTTCCGGATATTACTATGTTCCGGAGGAAGCACCTGTGCCTTGCCCTGGGGACGGACGGTTATACTTCTAATCATCATCTTTCTGTTTTAGATGAAATGAAAACTATCTCAAGGTATTTCCAGGATATTCCTTTTAGGGATCTGCTTCAATGGGCTACAATCAATGGCGCCCTTGCCCTGGGGATGGATAAAATCAACGGTACAATTGAAAAAGGGAAACATCCCGGGCTCAACCTGATTCATCCTTTTGATTTTGAAAATCAGAAACTTTTACCTGAAAGTAAAGTCACCGTAATTATTTAGTATTTTTGCATTTTCATTTTGAATTATGGCTACGTTTTTATTCGATAAGATTATTTTTGGGCCTGTTAAAAGCCGCAGATTAGGGGTATCATTAGGAATTAACTTACTTCCGGAAACAGCAAAATTCTGTAATTTCAATTGCATATACTGCGAATGTGGGTGGAATCCCGAACGCAAGGAACCTGTTACTTTTCATTCCCGGGAGGAGGTTAAAAAAGCTTTGGATAAAAAGCTCAAAGATATGATGGAGCATAATCAAAAACCTGATGTGATTACTTTTGCCGGGAACGGTGAACCCACCATACATCCCGAATTTGCCGGAATTATTGATGATACCCTTGAATTAAGAAACCTGTATTTTCCTTCTGCCAAGGTGGCTGTCTTGTCCAATGCAACGATGTTGCATAATCCTGCTGTATTTGCTGCTTTGAACAAAGTGGACGACAACATCCTGAAGTTGGATTCGGCAAATGAAGCCACAATCCGTTTGCACAACAATCCTTATCCGGGTTTTTCCCTGGCTAAACTGATGGAGCATTTGAAGGCATTTAAAGGTCATCTTATTAT encodes:
- a CDS encoding DUF4296 domain-containing protein, which encodes MTKNIFCYLLLLLCLLGCGRHKGEIIPQRKLVPLLVDMHLANALNAGGMQNAMEAIDTSITEYYNSVLKKYNVTRADFDSTMAYYSKKPKQFDKIYEKVISKLSDQEGSFDQPMAFGLGQLENLWNQKPDWMLPQDGKDSRIEFNIPLHKLGTYTLSAEIKLCSDDASEKPSMVAFYSYNDGTKLGYRDYFPPMPLTKNNRFTVHSITKELKDKKVTCIRGYLINHVSLKGNGSKHAEVHSIKLVYTPAQKK
- a CDS encoding amidohydrolase family protein, translating into MRKISAHYIFPVGAAPLKNGIVVLDDGGLILDVIDTGGILREAENIEFYNGILVPGFINAHCHLELSHLRGKFAEKTGLCGFIRQVKELRESNPDEIISEAARADREMQDNGIVAAGDISNNALTFEVKQKSKILYHTFVEIFTSKSVDIPAIFNNGLLLYDQLRSMGLKASITPHAPYSVAVGLYDLISKFATQNHSILSVHNQESEAENQLFLSRQGEMADFFFKDLKVAPDFIASKCINSLHATLPHLPSANGLLLVHNTFTSEADVDFAQNYSGNISWVLCPNSNLFIEDTLPDITMFRRKHLCLALGTDGYTSNHHLSVLDEMKTISRYFQDIPFRDLLQWATINGALALGMDKINGTIEKGKHPGLNLIHPFDFENQKLLPESKVTVII
- a CDS encoding radical SAM protein, with amino-acid sequence MATFLFDKIIFGPVKSRRLGVSLGINLLPETAKFCNFNCIYCECGWNPERKEPVTFHSREEVKKALDKKLKDMMEHNQKPDVITFAGNGEPTIHPEFAGIIDDTLELRNLYFPSAKVAVLSNATMLHNPAVFAALNKVDDNILKLDSANEATIRLHNNPYPGFSLAKLMEHLKAFKGHLIIQTLFLRGKCKGHLIDNTVPSELDPWLEALKVINPREVMIYTIARDTPAQGLEKVPLKELKEIAAKVQSLGFKTQVSG